TTTCCCCGCCGAGAAGTTTATGGATTGACCAGTCAAATTCGCCGCGCGAGCATTTCCATTCCTTCGAATATCGCCGAAGGCCTCGCTCGAAACTCAACTCGTGAATATCTTCGGTTTGTTTCGATCGCTTTGGGCTCGCTGGCTGAATTAGAAACGCAACTTTGTCTTTCAGTCGAATTGGAATTCTGCACACAACAACAAGTGGATCCAGTTTTGAAAATAGCCGAGATACTCGGTCGTCGAATACACGCACTACAAAGCTCCCTCAACGCAAAGGTCGAATAGATGTCTCCTTCCCCAGCCCCCAGTTCCCAGTCCCAAGCCCCTGCAGCCGACTTTGGTTTGATCGGTCTCGCCGTCATGGGCGAAAATCTGGCTTTGAATGTAGAGAGCCGCGGCTACAGCGTCGCTGTATTCAATCGAACCACTTCGGTGACCGACGCATTCATTTCCGGCCGCGCCAAGGGGAAAAAGTTCACCGGCTGTCATTCGCTGGAAGAACTTGTTGCGGCGGTGAAGACTCCACGCAAGATCATGATGATGGTGAAGGCCGGTCCTGCCGTTGACGATCTGATCGAAAAGCTGATCCCGCTTTGCTCGCCCGGCGATGTGATCATCGACGGCGGTAACGAGCACTACACCAACACCGAACGCCGTACGCAGTATGTCGAGAGCAAGGGTTTGCTCTACATCGGCACCGGCGTTTCCGGCGGTGAAGAAGGCGCCCTCAAGGGCCCGAGCATGATGCCCGGCGGCAGCGAAAAAGGTTGGCCGCTCGTAAAGCCGATCTTCCAAGCAATCGCCGCCAAGGTCGGTCCGAAAGAAGACATCCCTTGCTGCGAATGGGTTGGGCCGCGTGGTGCTGGTCATTACGTGAAGATGGTTCACAACGGCATCGAGTACGGCGACATGCAGCTGATCTGCGAAGCCTACCTGATGCTCAAGGAAGCAGCCGGCCTGACAAACGACGAACTGTACGACGTGTTCGATTCATGGAACCGCAGCGAGCTGCAAAGCTACCTCATCGAGATCAGCCGTGACATCTTTAGTGTGAAGGATGACCAAGGTGGCGACGGCTACCTCGTCGACAAGATCCTCGACGCCGCCGGCGCCAAGGGCACGGGCAAGTGGATGAGCCAATTGGCCCTCGACCTTGGTGTGCCCAGCACGATGGTGACGGAAGCCGTGTATGCTCGCTCGCTGTCGTCGTTCAAAGATGCTCGCGTCCGGGCCTCGAAGATTCTAGCTGGTCCTTCGCCAGCATCGTCTGGAGTAAACATCGGCGACAAGAAGCAATTCATCGAAGACGTGAAGCAAGCGCTCTACGCTTCGAAAATCTGCA
Above is a window of Anatilimnocola aggregata DNA encoding:
- a CDS encoding four helix bundle protein, coding for MAAIRSYRDLIVWQEAISLAKSVYKLSANFPRREVYGLTSQIRRASISIPSNIAEGLARNSTREYLRFVSIALGSLAELETQLCLSVELEFCTQQQVDPVLKIAEILGRRIHALQSSLNAKVE
- the gnd gene encoding decarboxylating NADP(+)-dependent phosphogluconate dehydrogenase; this encodes MSPSPAPSSQSQAPAADFGLIGLAVMGENLALNVESRGYSVAVFNRTTSVTDAFISGRAKGKKFTGCHSLEELVAAVKTPRKIMMMVKAGPAVDDLIEKLIPLCSPGDVIIDGGNEHYTNTERRTQYVESKGLLYIGTGVSGGEEGALKGPSMMPGGSEKGWPLVKPIFQAIAAKVGPKEDIPCCEWVGPRGAGHYVKMVHNGIEYGDMQLICEAYLMLKEAAGLTNDELYDVFDSWNRSELQSYLIEISRDIFSVKDDQGGDGYLVDKILDAAGAKGTGKWMSQLALDLGVPSTMVTEAVYARSLSSFKDARVRASKILAGPSPASSGVNIGDKKQFIEDVKQALYASKICSYAQGYVQLQAAAKEHNWPLNYGDIALLWRGGCIIRAQFLERIKEAFDAQPNLENLLLFPFFTEALKKAQDSWRKVVVTATQMGLPVIEFSNALAYYDSYRRERLPANLLQAQRDYFGAHTYQRTDKPLDKKFHSEWIQLRKTPKA